Proteins encoded in a region of the Rutidosis leptorrhynchoides isolate AG116_Rl617_1_P2 chromosome 9, CSIRO_AGI_Rlap_v1, whole genome shotgun sequence genome:
- the LOC139866566 gene encoding E3 ubiquitin-protein ligase RDUF2-like, which yields MSSYWCYRCNRCITGLTTVQDSSLICSNCNGGFIEEFNSTQSNGSTLPESIRRRFPAATMYPNPNPNPSSPVLRRARRNTGDRSPFNPVIVFRGSASNGGGTPEAAVESGFELYYDDGAGSGLRPLPASMSEFLLGSGFDRFLDQLSQIDANGLGRINNNPPASKAAIESMPIVEIKEHHISTDPHCAVCKESFELGTQVKQMPCQHLYHSDCILPWLALRNSCPVCRHELPSENLDSAAQVNSNNNNSNEEAVGLTIWRLPGGGFAVGRFSGEEREFPVVFTEMDGGFNNNNGAPRRISWASRGNDGAREGGRFRRALHSLFSCFNGGRRTVGSGSRSSYGGSSWLHRAFDANNRVSRQ from the coding sequence ATGTCATCATACTGGTGCTATAGATGTAACCGATGTATAACAGGTTTAACAACCGTTCAAGATTCATCTTTAATTTGCTCTAATTGCAACGGTGGATTTATAGAAGAGTTTAACAGTACCCAGTCAAACGGATCAACGTTGCCAGAATCCATCCGACGTCGTTTTCCCGCTGCGACTAtgtaccctaaccctaaccctaaccctagctcGCCGGTGCTCAGGCGAGCTAGAAGGAACACGGGTGATCGATCACCGTTTAATCCTGTTATCGTTTTTCGTGGATCAGCAAGCAATGGTGGTGGAACGCCTGAAGCGGCTGTTGAATCCGGGTTTGAATTGTATTACGATGATGGAGCCGGGTCGGGTTTGAGACCGTTACCTGCGAGTATGTCGGAGTTTTTATTGGGTTCGGGTTTTGATCGTTTTCTTGATCAGTTGTCCCAAATTGATGCTAATGGGTTAGGGAGAATTAATAACAATCCTCCTGCGTCAAAGGCTGCGATTGAATCGATGCCGATTGTTGAAATTAAAGAACATCATATATCTACTGATCCACATTGTGCTGTTTGTAAAGAATCATTTGAATTAGGAACACAAGTTAAACAAATGCCATGTCAGCATTTATACCATTCGGATTGTATTTTACCGTGGTTAGCGTTGCGGAATTCATGCCCTGTGTGTCGTCATGAACTGCCATCCGAGAACCTAGATTCTGCTGCACAagtcaatagtaataataataacagtaatgaaGAAGCAGTTGGGTTAACCATATGGCGGTTGCCAGGTGGCGGGTTTGCGGTTGGAAGATTTTCGGGTGAGGAAAGAGAGTTTCCGGTTGTGTTTACGGAAATGGATggcgggtttaataataataatggtgcccCGAGAAGGATTTCGTGGGCTTCGAGAGGTAATGATGGTGCTAGAGAAGGTGGTCGGTTTAGACGAGCGTTgcatagtttgttttcttgctttaATGGTGGTAGAAGAACAGTTGGGTCAGGTTCTAGGTCAAGTTATGGTGGTTCGTCATGGCTGCACAGGGCTTTTGATGCAAACAATCGGGTTTCAAGACAATGA